In one window of Alphaproteobacteria bacterium DNA:
- a CDS encoding LysM domain-containing protein, protein MTDALQELFSPAALAPERFPATSRYHGIEAATIEDADGNKTVYLRRRFVPPAERFALLQLHSVVGGDRLDNLAALYLGDPEQFWQLCDANGAIRPNELIEAIGRRLRITLPEGIPGAPNE, encoded by the coding sequence ATGACCGATGCCTTGCAAGAGCTGTTTTCGCCGGCCGCCCTGGCACCCGAGCGATTCCCCGCGACCAGCCGCTATCACGGCATCGAGGCGGCGACGATCGAGGACGCCGACGGCAACAAGACCGTCTATCTGCGCCGGCGTTTCGTGCCGCCGGCGGAGCGGTTCGCGCTGCTCCAACTGCACAGCGTGGTCGGCGGCGACCGGCTCGACAATCTCGCCGCGCTCTATCTGGGCGACCCCGAGCAATTCTGGCAGCTGTGCGATGCCAACGGCGCGATCCGGCCCAATGAACTCATCGAAGCCATCGGCCGCCGGCTCCGCATAACCTTGCCCGAGGGCATACCGGGGGCGCCGAATGAATAA
- a CDS encoding GPW/gp25 family protein — protein MAQLDFPFHFDSRGRTAQTGRDDHIRDMIEQVLFTTPGERVNRPTFGSGLLQLVFAPNSDELASTTQFLVQGALQEWLGDVITVEAVEVEADDSRLTARITYVVRLSGAREEAEFEIGGGPA, from the coding sequence ATGGCGCAACTCGATTTCCCCTTCCATTTCGACAGCCGTGGGCGCACCGCACAGACCGGCCGCGACGATCATATCCGCGACATGATCGAGCAGGTGCTGTTCACCACGCCGGGCGAGCGCGTCAATCGGCCGACCTTCGGCAGCGGCCTTTTGCAACTGGTCTTCGCGCCCAATAGCGACGAGCTGGCATCGACGACCCAGTTTCTGGTCCAGGGCGCATTGCAGGAATGGCTCGGTGACGTCATCACGGTCGAAGCGGTCGAGGTCGAGGCGGACGATTCCCGGTTGACCGCGCGGATCACCTATGTCGTGCGGCTGAGCGGCGCCCGCGAAGAGGCCGAGTTCGAAATCGGCGGAGGCCCGGCATGA
- a CDS encoding putative baseplate assembly protein: MKYFCCDQRRRTEVRGGPLNGIDFVEVLDLDASADGDRQRFLFVHLINDPGGVVFTPDNVRIEGGERVTGIVVLDAGFGAGDEATVLTIEVDRPGDFSPYLVRLVRGPTDDRPPVDFDPMLSAVEFSFKVECPSDFDCDPPCECPPDERDEPRIDYLAKDYASFRRLILDRLALIAPDWRERNPADLGIALVELLAHVGDHLSYHQDAVGTEAYLGTARSRISVRRHARLIDYFISDGSNARAWVQVAVGADVTQNVPGAPPALPGGTRLFTRLPGQPAALPDDPKVYGTAQEAFETLHDVDELFALHNGLPFYTWSDRECCLPRGATWATLRGHFPNLRVGEVLILEEVRGPLTGLGADADPSHRHAVRLTDVINSEAGAPLADPLTGQEITEIFWDRADALPFALTVSARTDEEHGSRYIDDAALARGNIVLADHGLTISEEDLGRVPEFALYLADTRCDPCEEFDRDPIPPRFRPLLKEAPVTHAAPYDAARPAAEAMAWPLRDVSPQVSLRSTLGADSAVWQARRDLLSSAANAREFVVEIESDLTARLRLGDDRLGARPEPGTGFMATYRVGNGRAGNVGAEAIAHIVSPHTAIIGVRNPLPARGGVEPESIDDVRQRAPSAFRIQERAVTPADYAAVTERHAEVQMAAATFRWSGSWHTVFLTIDRFAGLAVDQDFEAEIRNHVERYRMAGYDLEVDGPHFVPLDIEMDICVSPDYLRSDVGRELLNVLGSRALPDGRVGLFHPDKFVFGETVYVSPIYAAAQAVAGVDSVKIKTFRRLGTEDPIPLIKGKIDIDRLEIARLDNDPNFAEHGRFRLNLAGGK, encoded by the coding sequence ATGAAGTATTTCTGCTGCGATCAACGGCGCCGCACCGAGGTCCGCGGCGGCCCGCTCAACGGGATCGACTTCGTCGAAGTACTGGACCTCGACGCCTCCGCCGATGGCGATCGTCAGCGCTTTCTCTTCGTCCACCTGATCAACGACCCCGGCGGCGTTGTCTTCACGCCCGACAACGTGCGGATCGAAGGCGGCGAACGGGTCACCGGCATCGTCGTCCTCGACGCCGGTTTCGGCGCCGGCGACGAGGCCACCGTTCTGACGATCGAGGTCGACCGGCCCGGCGATTTCTCGCCCTACCTTGTGCGGCTGGTTCGGGGGCCGACCGACGACCGCCCACCGGTGGATTTCGACCCCATGCTGTCGGCGGTCGAGTTCTCGTTCAAGGTCGAGTGCCCAAGCGATTTCGATTGCGATCCGCCGTGCGAGTGCCCGCCCGACGAGCGGGACGAGCCAAGAATCGACTACCTGGCCAAGGACTATGCCAGCTTCCGCCGGCTGATCCTCGACCGCCTCGCCTTGATCGCGCCGGATTGGCGCGAGCGCAACCCGGCGGATCTCGGCATTGCCCTGGTCGAGCTCCTCGCCCATGTCGGCGACCATCTCAGCTATCATCAGGACGCGGTCGGCACCGAAGCCTATCTCGGCACGGCGCGAAGTCGCATATCGGTTCGCCGCCACGCCCGCCTGATCGACTATTTCATCAGCGACGGCTCGAACGCGCGAGCCTGGGTCCAAGTGGCGGTCGGCGCCGACGTGACCCAGAACGTGCCGGGAGCGCCGCCCGCGCTGCCCGGCGGCACCAGGCTGTTTACGCGCCTGCCCGGCCAACCGGCGGCGCTGCCCGACGACCCCAAGGTCTACGGCACCGCCCAGGAGGCGTTCGAAACACTGCACGACGTGGACGAACTGTTCGCCCTCCACAACGGACTGCCGTTCTACACCTGGTCCGACCGCGAATGCTGTCTACCGCGCGGCGCCACTTGGGCGACGCTGCGCGGCCACTTTCCGAATCTAAGGGTCGGCGAGGTCTTGATCCTGGAGGAGGTGCGCGGCCCGCTGACCGGCTTGGGCGCCGACGCCGATCCCAGCCATCGCCATGCGGTGCGCCTGACCGACGTCATCAACAGCGAGGCGGGCGCGCCGCTGGCCGATCCCCTGACCGGTCAGGAGATCACCGAAATATTCTGGGACCGGGCCGACGCGTTGCCGTTCGCGCTCACCGTTTCGGCGCGCACCGACGAGGAGCACGGCAGCCGTTACATCGATGACGCCGCTTTGGCGCGCGGCAATATCGTCCTCGCCGACCATGGCCTGACGATTTCGGAAGAGGATTTGGGGCGAGTGCCCGAGTTCGCGCTCTACCTCGCCGATACGCGCTGCGACCCGTGCGAGGAATTCGACCGCGACCCGATCCCGCCGCGGTTTCGCCCGCTCCTGAAGGAGGCGCCGGTCACCCATGCGGCGCCGTACGATGCGGCGCGGCCGGCGGCCGAGGCGATGGCCTGGCCGCTCCGCGATGTGTCGCCCCAAGTGTCGCTGAGGAGCACGCTCGGCGCCGACAGCGCGGTCTGGCAGGCGCGTCGCGACCTGTTGAGCTCGGCCGCCAATGCCCGGGAATTCGTCGTCGAGATCGAGTCCGACCTGACCGCGCGCCTGAGGCTGGGCGACGACCGGCTTGGTGCCCGGCCCGAGCCGGGGACCGGTTTCATGGCGACCTACCGGGTCGGCAACGGACGAGCCGGCAATGTCGGCGCCGAGGCGATCGCGCACATCGTGTCGCCGCATACCGCAATCATCGGTGTTCGCAACCCGCTGCCGGCCCGCGGCGGGGTCGAGCCCGAATCGATCGACGACGTCCGGCAACGCGCACCGAGTGCGTTTCGCATTCAGGAGCGGGCGGTGACCCCGGCCGACTATGCCGCGGTGACCGAGCGTCACGCCGAGGTTCAAATGGCGGCCGCGACATTTCGCTGGTCCGGCAGCTGGCACACGGTCTTCCTGACCATCGACCGCTTCGCCGGGCTGGCCGTCGACCAAGACTTCGAAGCCGAGATTCGCAACCACGTCGAGCGCTATCGCATGGCCGGGTACGACCTCGAAGTCGACGGGCCGCACTTCGTGCCGCTCGATATCGAAATGGATATCTGCGTCAGCCCCGACTATCTGCGCAGCGATGTAGGGCGGGAATTGTTGAATGTCCTGGGAAGCCGCGCGCTACCCGACGGACGCGTTGGCCTGTTCCATCCCGACAAATTCGTTTTCGGCGAAACGGTCTATGTCAGCCCGATCTATGCCGCGGCCCAAGCGGTCGCCGGCGTCGATTCGGTGAAGATCAAGACTTTCCGGCGGCTCGGAACCGAGGATCCGATACCGCTGATCAAGGGCAAGATTGATATCGATCGCCTCGAAATCGCCCGCCTCGACAACGACCCCAACTTTGCGGAGCACGGACGTTTCCGCTTGAACCTGGCAGGTGGCAAATGA
- a CDS encoding DUF4157 domain-containing protein, whose product MPADKEEEDEEDGALQADGYRGAAGDLDPDLDRRVAGIRGGGRPLPGAVRQSLEPRFGFDFSHVRIHTDQESGAVARKLGARAFTVGRDIVFGPSTYAPHSRDGRHLLAHELTHVVQQSAGTDGSANSDVVRRAPTVEADPAVGALKTAVEGDDNDVRALIDGDFWSGVTLRPAEAAQLLDNLLTGATLDEDEKSGLKVLGKAKDQSVLDGTLLELDARGRFRKLLDDYHGAEYHTLLELLSRSIDGLPVKAIYLDAFIAMWWVRKHEEQAIVVLLERTSGSDLAALLAAEDRQAELRSAIDADDLSQRFETIASQVNVTVFGDISGKLRKIFEITARPSTGSKTQAGKVLSEDDINQILAAAAADLASELQDYKDELAAAIAANEHDKVTKINRHFEARIAKLLNSKRRELKYELRWDVEFNRGLDDAYGRQWSEGDLQKIDELLAKIPPEILYANPDFKGFRREKTHPKHGGFSSESTGFVTLSGGTPKLSTTAHELGHFAHFADAQMFDDFQRISAWQPFTKQNFRMFIADEKTRKRILRKLDRHRKNEERDKTVTEGNFIYRYDRYGGNYYRYRADAKFITDYAKTDPQDDFAESFETYLLHPEDLEKAAPKKYAFMHKRVFVQFWLEQQAKVIVKRFDAKKKERIDALSDRGLGRWLDKNHLHPLKQELEQELDDLKTEKVDAADLGLLTKPVPLKGSTESATLGQRFFTRLDRLMDLAEEVKKRHHKFAADADALRNSVAGPNDLALFVIVLDLKSHSIEETRKAFDGAAAKLKAGAVVDPAAWPELDAVVAKLTAALAAAQSYVPYFEKFLTIQDDWNFEEDLLTRPGGKDELDPMAVKELGRFAETDYRHGEFKDFIVTQRQSYIDEFDKIEDDLKAMVRAGTVFKPGALPDPAARANAYRKTVRAYGRSLRKRGNAP is encoded by the coding sequence GTGCCCGCCGACAAGGAAGAGGAGGATGAAGAGGACGGCGCGCTGCAGGCCGATGGCTACCGAGGCGCGGCGGGCGACCTAGATCCCGACCTCGACCGCCGGGTCGCCGGGATACGCGGCGGCGGCCGGCCGCTGCCCGGGGCTGTCCGCCAATCGCTCGAACCTCGTTTTGGCTTCGATTTCTCGCATGTCCGGATTCATACCGACCAGGAATCCGGCGCCGTCGCCCGGAAACTCGGAGCGCGCGCTTTCACCGTCGGCCGCGACATCGTCTTTGGGCCGTCAACCTACGCGCCGCACAGCCGCGACGGCCGCCATCTGCTGGCCCATGAGTTGACCCATGTCGTTCAACAATCGGCGGGAACGGATGGTTCGGCGAACTCGGACGTGGTCCGCCGCGCGCCAACCGTCGAGGCCGACCCGGCGGTGGGCGCCTTGAAAACCGCCGTCGAGGGCGACGACAACGACGTCCGGGCGCTCATCGACGGCGATTTCTGGTCGGGGGTTACGCTCAGGCCGGCAGAGGCGGCGCAGCTGCTCGACAATCTGCTCACCGGGGCGACCCTCGACGAAGACGAAAAATCGGGCCTGAAAGTCCTCGGCAAGGCCAAGGACCAGAGCGTCCTCGACGGCACCCTGCTGGAGCTCGATGCGCGCGGCCGCTTCCGCAAACTCCTCGACGACTATCATGGAGCGGAATACCACACCCTGCTCGAGCTGCTATCGCGATCGATCGACGGCCTTCCGGTTAAGGCCATCTATCTCGACGCCTTCATCGCCATGTGGTGGGTCCGCAAGCACGAGGAACAGGCGATCGTCGTCCTGCTCGAGCGGACCAGCGGTTCCGATCTCGCCGCCCTGCTGGCGGCGGAAGACCGGCAGGCGGAGCTGCGCAGCGCCATCGACGCCGACGACCTTTCGCAGCGCTTCGAGACGATCGCATCGCAGGTCAACGTCACCGTCTTCGGAGACATCTCGGGGAAACTGAGAAAGATCTTCGAGATCACGGCGCGGCCGTCCACCGGGTCCAAGACCCAGGCCGGTAAGGTTCTGAGCGAAGACGACATCAACCAGATCCTGGCCGCCGCGGCCGCCGACCTCGCCTCCGAGCTGCAGGACTACAAGGACGAGCTTGCCGCCGCCATTGCCGCCAACGAGCACGACAAGGTCACCAAGATCAACCGGCACTTCGAAGCGCGGATCGCGAAGCTGCTGAACAGCAAGCGGCGAGAGCTCAAATACGAGTTGCGATGGGACGTGGAATTCAATCGTGGGCTCGACGACGCCTACGGCCGGCAATGGTCGGAGGGAGATTTGCAGAAGATCGACGAGCTGCTAGCGAAGATCCCGCCCGAGATCCTCTATGCGAACCCCGACTTCAAGGGCTTCCGGCGCGAGAAGACACACCCCAAACACGGCGGATTTTCGAGCGAAAGTACCGGCTTCGTCACCCTATCCGGGGGCACACCGAAACTCAGCACGACCGCCCATGAACTCGGCCATTTCGCCCATTTCGCCGATGCCCAAATGTTTGACGACTTCCAGCGGATTTCCGCATGGCAGCCGTTCACGAAACAAAACTTCCGCATGTTCATTGCCGACGAGAAAACCCGCAAACGCATACTCCGCAAGCTCGACCGGCACCGCAAGAACGAGGAACGGGACAAGACCGTCACCGAGGGCAATTTCATCTATCGCTACGATCGATACGGCGGCAACTACTACCGCTACAGGGCGGATGCGAAATTCATCACCGACTATGCCAAGACGGACCCGCAGGACGATTTCGCGGAATCGTTCGAAACCTATCTCCTTCACCCGGAAGACCTAGAGAAAGCGGCGCCGAAAAAATACGCATTCATGCACAAGCGGGTGTTCGTCCAGTTCTGGCTCGAACAACAGGCGAAGGTGATCGTCAAGCGATTCGACGCGAAGAAGAAAGAGCGCATCGACGCCTTGAGCGATCGCGGCCTCGGACGCTGGCTCGACAAGAACCACCTGCACCCACTCAAGCAGGAGCTCGAGCAGGAGCTCGACGACCTCAAGACCGAAAAGGTCGATGCCGCCGACCTCGGGCTGCTGACTAAGCCGGTCCCGCTCAAGGGCTCGACCGAATCCGCCACCCTCGGGCAGCGGTTCTTCACGCGGCTCGACCGCCTGATGGACCTCGCCGAGGAAGTGAAAAAGCGGCATCACAAGTTCGCCGCCGACGCCGACGCGTTGAGAAACTCCGTTGCCGGACCGAACGACCTCGCCCTCTTCGTCATCGTCCTCGACCTGAAGAGCCATTCGATTGAGGAAACCCGGAAGGCGTTCGACGGGGCGGCGGCCAAACTCAAGGCCGGGGCGGTGGTCGACCCGGCGGCCTGGCCCGAACTCGACGCGGTGGTCGCCAAACTGACCGCAGCGCTCGCGGCAGCGCAGTCCTATGTACCCTACTTCGAGAAATTCCTGACGATTCAGGACGACTGGAACTTCGAGGAGGACTTGCTGACGCGGCCGGGCGGAAAGGACGAGCTCGATCCGATGGCGGTGAAGGAGCTCGGGAGGTTTGCCGAGACCGATTACCGCCACGGCGAGTTCAAGGATTTCATCGTCACCCAACGACAGTCCTACATCGATGAATTCGACAAGATCGAGGACGACCTCAAGGCGATGGTGCGGGCCGGCACCGTCTTCAAGCCGGGCGCCCTCCCCGACCCCGCGGCGCGGGCCAACGCCTACCGCAAGACGGTGCGCGCCTATGGTCGGTCGCTACGAAAACGGGGGAACGCGCCATGA
- a CDS encoding putative baseplate assembly protein yields the protein MNGTDMPLRGLDDCGCADGLTAATPVAIENRPGLTAIGYRTGTHARFLDSMVARLSASDLPALADLRTRDADDFSIALLDGWATVADVLTFYQERIANEGYLRTATERRSLLELARLIGYELSPGVAANAFLAFTLETTPGAPEEVTVEAGTKVQSTPGADEVPQTFETTEPILARARWNAIKARASQPQTLSAGASVIWLAGRDGGLAVGGRVLIVAPAGGGGLEAALRRVETVSFPDAAAVSGAAGPAEMTRVELETSNQSPTPLTSGQAGAFALRNRAAPFGNNAPLRVTSVSEDGVATFGEWNLSGEHDDELTLDNVYDGILTDSWVVIDREDPDSAGDRRHIFCTAETVRTRSPAKYGMSGRATHLELSADWRDASDSSLSVFREMAVYAQAEQLTLAEAPIVGAITGNTIVLDGVYDDLGKGQAIAISEVVADDAVEPMREIAVIDDIQDGAHTTLTLNEDLTHTYVPDAVAINANVVPATHGETVSEILGSGDAGRTYPRFALRQTPLTHVTAATPGGTESTLEVRVNDVRWHEVPTLFGAGPQDRSYVTRRDDDGKTSVIMGDGINGARLPTGDSNVVARYRKGIGLAGRLKAGQLNLLMTRPLGVKEVLNPEATDGGDDPEAREDARRNAPLTVLTLDRAVSLQDYEDFARAYAGIRKSLATWTWDGRARGVFLTVAGPDGAAVEPGGSTHDGLLDALRLAGDPQVPIQIATYRPAFFKLKVKIKVDPDHLAEKVLAAIEEAMRAAFSFDARAFGQPIMLSEVYAVIQAVAGVIAADIDKLYRTGTFSKLNHRLLADRPIDDGAGGLSASELLTLHAAPLDQLSEMT from the coding sequence ATGAATGGCACCGACATGCCCCTCCGCGGTCTCGATGATTGCGGCTGCGCCGATGGCCTAACGGCGGCGACGCCGGTAGCGATCGAGAACCGCCCCGGCCTCACCGCAATCGGGTATCGGACGGGCACCCATGCCCGCTTCCTCGACAGCATGGTGGCGCGGCTGTCGGCGTCGGACCTGCCCGCACTCGCCGATCTGCGGACGCGCGACGCCGACGATTTTTCGATCGCCCTCCTCGACGGCTGGGCCACGGTCGCCGACGTCCTGACTTTTTACCAGGAGCGGATCGCCAACGAAGGCTATCTGCGGACCGCGACCGAACGCCGGTCGCTGCTCGAACTGGCGCGGCTGATCGGCTACGAACTCAGCCCCGGCGTGGCCGCAAACGCGTTCCTCGCCTTCACCCTGGAAACGACGCCCGGGGCGCCGGAGGAAGTCACGGTCGAAGCGGGAACCAAGGTGCAAAGCACGCCGGGGGCCGATGAAGTGCCGCAGACCTTCGAGACCACGGAACCGATCTTGGCCCGTGCCCGGTGGAACGCGATCAAGGCCCGCGCCAGCCAACCGCAGACTTTATCGGCGGGTGCATCGGTCATCTGGTTGGCCGGCCGTGATGGCGGCCTCGCCGTCGGCGGCCGGGTGCTGATCGTCGCGCCGGCCGGCGGCGGCGGGCTCGAGGCCGCGCTGCGCCGCGTCGAGACGGTGAGCTTTCCGGATGCCGCCGCCGTATCCGGGGCCGCGGGCCCGGCCGAGATGACCCGCGTTGAGTTGGAGACGAGCAACCAGTCGCCGACGCCGTTGACGAGCGGCCAGGCCGGCGCGTTCGCGCTCAGAAATAGGGCGGCGCCGTTCGGCAACAACGCGCCGCTCAGAGTCACCTCGGTCTCCGAAGACGGTGTGGCGACCTTCGGCGAGTGGAACCTGAGCGGCGAGCACGACGATGAATTGACCCTCGACAATGTCTATGACGGGATTCTGACCGATAGCTGGGTCGTCATCGATCGCGAGGATCCGGACAGCGCCGGCGACCGCCGCCATATTTTCTGCACCGCCGAGACCGTGCGGACGCGCTCGCCGGCCAAGTACGGCATGAGCGGCCGGGCGACGCACCTCGAACTCAGCGCGGATTGGCGGGACGCCAGCGATTCCTCGTTGAGCGTCTTCCGCGAGATGGCGGTCTACGCCCAGGCCGAACAGCTGACGCTTGCCGAAGCGCCGATCGTCGGCGCGATAACCGGCAACACGATCGTCCTCGACGGTGTCTACGATGATCTGGGAAAGGGACAGGCCATCGCGATTTCGGAGGTGGTCGCCGATGATGCGGTCGAGCCGATGCGGGAGATCGCCGTCATCGACGATATCCAGGACGGCGCCCATACCACGCTGACGCTGAATGAGGATCTCACGCACACCTATGTGCCCGACGCGGTGGCCATCAATGCCAACGTCGTGCCGGCGACCCATGGCGAGACCGTCAGCGAGATCCTCGGCAGTGGCGATGCCGGCCGAACCTATCCGCGCTTCGCCTTGCGTCAGACGCCGCTGACCCACGTCACCGCGGCGACGCCGGGCGGCACCGAATCAACGCTCGAGGTGCGGGTCAACGACGTACGCTGGCACGAAGTACCGACGCTTTTCGGCGCCGGGCCGCAGGACCGCAGCTATGTGACCCGACGGGACGACGACGGCAAGACAAGTGTGATCATGGGCGATGGCATCAACGGCGCCCGCCTGCCGACCGGCGACAGCAACGTGGTCGCCCGCTACCGCAAGGGCATCGGCCTCGCTGGGCGGCTCAAGGCCGGCCAGCTCAACCTACTGATGACCCGGCCGCTCGGCGTCAAGGAGGTGCTGAACCCCGAGGCCACGGACGGCGGCGACGATCCGGAAGCCCGCGAGGACGCGCGTCGCAACGCGCCGTTGACGGTGTTGACGCTCGATCGCGCGGTGTCGCTCCAGGATTACGAGGATTTCGCCCGCGCCTACGCCGGGATACGCAAGTCGCTGGCGACCTGGACCTGGGATGGGCGGGCGCGCGGCGTGTTCCTGACCGTGGCCGGGCCGGACGGCGCAGCAGTCGAGCCCGGCGGCAGCACCCACGACGGCTTGTTGGACGCGCTTCGCCTGGCCGGCGACCCTCAGGTGCCGATCCAGATCGCGACTTACCGTCCCGCATTTTTCAAACTCAAGGTCAAGATCAAGGTCGACCCCGACCATCTCGCCGAAAAGGTTCTGGCCGCGATCGAGGAGGCAATGCGCGCGGCCTTTTCGTTCGATGCCCGTGCGTTCGGTCAGCCGATCATGTTGAGCGAAGTCTATGCGGTGATCCAGGCGGTCGCCGGCGTCATCGCCGCCGATATCGACAAACTCTACCGCACCGGCACCTTTTCGAAACTCAACCACCGGCTGCTCGCTGATCGGCCGATCGACGACGGCGCCGGCGGTCTGTCGGCGTCCGAACTCTTGACCCTGCATGCCGCGCCGCTCGATCAATTGAGTGAAATGACATGA
- a CDS encoding baseplate assembly protein, giving the protein MTEPQKFLGKYRGTVINNVDPMQIGRIQVMVPDVSNIMLSSWAMPCAPVAGIQTGMFAVPMIGAGVWVEFEQGDPDYPVYVGGFWGSAAEVPGLSRMVPPAVPGLTLQTPLLNGIVVSDVPGPTGGIQLMTATGAMISITDVGIRISNGRGAEINLVGASVDINLGALTVL; this is encoded by the coding sequence ATGACCGAACCGCAGAAATTCCTCGGCAAGTACCGGGGCACGGTGATCAACAATGTCGACCCGATGCAGATCGGCCGCATCCAGGTCATGGTCCCCGACGTCTCCAACATCATGCTGTCGAGCTGGGCCATGCCGTGCGCGCCGGTGGCCGGCATCCAGACCGGCATGTTCGCGGTGCCGATGATCGGTGCCGGGGTCTGGGTCGAATTCGAGCAGGGCGACCCCGACTATCCGGTTTATGTCGGCGGGTTCTGGGGCAGTGCGGCCGAAGTTCCCGGGCTGTCCCGCATGGTGCCACCTGCGGTCCCCGGGCTCACCCTGCAGACCCCGTTGCTGAACGGCATCGTGGTCAGCGACGTACCCGGCCCGACCGGCGGCATCCAATTGATGACGGCGACCGGCGCGATGATTTCGATCACCGATGTCGGCATCCGTATTTCCAACGGCCGCGGCGCCGAAATCAATCTCGTCGGCGCCTCGGTGGACATCAACCTGGGAGCCTTGACCGTCCTATGA